Within the Garra rufa chromosome 16, GarRuf1.0, whole genome shotgun sequence genome, the region aatttgaaaaaaaaaaaaaaaaacaatacacattttttttttttttttacaactttaaactttaaacttatgTTCTCTGGCTTGCACATAAATCCATGAAAACTGAATGAAATGCTGCAGATAACTTGTTTAACTTAATATGTGTAACCTCTGAACACAATAGATGCCCTGTATCTGATTAATCAGACTTATCTTCAGAGTAACAAttctggcacttttttttttttttttttgagcatgtATTTGtactggggcaagttgtcacatgtGACCACTTGCCCCAAATTGACATGTATGCTAATGTTGGCTAAATGTCAGGGTTAGCTCAACATAGCACGTCAGCTATCAAAAGACACGTTATTTTCTCCtctattttgtgcaaaataataatttttaacatctATACCAAACAAAGTTGTACTGAAGAATatttaaagtgatttttttttaaccttttaggtaaaaaaaaaaaaaattgtgctcaCCTCAGATTTGAGCAGTCTTGACCACATGTGAAAAGGAGGTTGACTATAGAATAgtgactaatttaatttttgAGATAGAGCTTCTAGTGTTGGAGTTATGAacagtgtgacaacttaccccgctctcccctactatTTATGCAACAGCATGATtacaagtgtgatattgctttTTATACTACTGTTCAGTAAAGTTAATAAGTATGTTATGCTTTAGGCAAAATGTAttaaatgcaaaaagaaaaaaaaaatgtttctgagaTAATTAGACACATTTCCTATTCAATTTTTTcctaggttattattattattattatttacacaatTTATATAGACTTCCAAGCCATGAACCAAAACTGCCAcctacaaaatattttttgagaCAAAAATCTGAGACTAGACTGTGTACTACTTTTATGTGGCATTGAACTACATATTTAATGTAAGtgcaaaatatataacatttaatgcaaaatactcaaatatatacaattttctCAATTTAGTTGTGACATGGAGACCTAACAATGAATTCTCTGATTGGTGgatcttaaaaggatagttcaatcTAAATGAAAAGTTATAATTTgctcatgtcatttcaaagccATAAGATTTTATTCTGTTCTCTTCTAATTTCTTTGATTAGAAATCTTTGATTAAATGGATGAGCAAAATTATGGCTTTATATACTTATGTAGAAGTTGCATCTAACAGCCTAACTGCCATTTATGTCTTTGTCTTATGTATTATTGTTATAAATCAGtttctttattctttattatCATGCCAAAACGGTGGattacactcttgaaaataaaggtgctttaaaaggttcttcaagtgatgccataagAGAACCATTTttaatcaaaggttctttaaagaaccatctctttcttcccttttttataatctgaagaacttctttcgcaacaaagaaccttttgtgaaacagaaaagttcttcagatgttaaaggatctttctggaaccatttagacaaaaaaggttcttctatggcatcataaagcacctttatttataagAGTGTACTCAGTAAATGCATGGCTTTCTTCTTCATTTATGCATTtcgttcacaaaaaaaaaaaaaaaaaaaaagaaatattaacaaaatcaaaAATGTGAGCTGGTTGACATTATTTCATTCTGAACAAACTGCATTCAAAAAATCAATAGTCACTCGCAAGcagtaaataaacacaaataactGAAGTCAAGCAAAGGATGTGTTCCACAACAATTCTATGTGTTATCTTGGCAGAATTCTTCATTCAGGACATTTCCTACAGTCTGACGtttaaaaggaaagtttgttaagacctaaaatctaaaagggcattaatatattttttatatttcttgagTTACAGCCATGCAAAATTTGCAGAAAAGAAACGTTAAGtgctttttgcccatttttgaacAGTCACCATTGTGACATTATAATGCAACAAAGAcagctaaagtcaacagatttcacTAACAGAGCtactaatctctgtgtaaaaataatataatgatgctgccatctctCTAAAGTCATTTTCcccccctgtaatttggctccaaatctcaggtgaaaattgtcatttttgaccttcctctacaaaacagtggattacactcttaaaaataaaggtgcttaaaaaGGTTCTTAAAGCGATGCAATAGAAAAATcatttttggctccacaaagaaccattaagtcaaaggttctttaaagaaccatctcttttgtccctttttataatctgaagaaccttctttcaccacaaaaaaaccttttgtgaaacaaaggttcttcagatgttaaaggatctttatggaaccatttagaaaaaaaaaggttcttctattgcatcgtgaagcacctttattttttaaagtgtactcTGTAAATGCATGGCTTTCTTcttcatttatatatttctatcaccagacaaaatattaacaaaatcaaaaatttgagctggggacctctggttgacCCCATTTCATTCTGAACAAACTACATTCAAAAAATCAATAGTCACTCGCAagcaataaataaacacaaataactGAGGTCAAGCAAAGGATGTGTGCCTCAACAATTCTCTGTTATCTTGGCAGAGGTCTTCATCCAGGACATTTCCTATACAGTCTGACCCGAGTGAGGTCTCAGGAGCAgctaaataaagacatttaaaaggaaagtttgttaagacccaaaatctaaaagggcattaagtaATATTTAATATGTCTTGAGTTATAGCCACTTTGCAGAAAAGAAACAAAGTGCTTTATGCCCATATTTGAACTGTCACCATtggcatatatgtgaccctggaccacaaaaccagtcataaggttaaatttgacaaaactgagatgtatacatcatatgaaagctcaataaataagctttctattgatgtatggtttgttaggatatgacaatatttggctgagatacatctatttgaaatcagaaatctgaggatgcaaaaaaatcaaaaagactgagaaaatcacctttaaagttgtccaaattaggttcttaacaatgcatattacaaatcaaaaattacattttgatatctttacagtatgaattttacaaaaaatcttcatggaacatgaacttcacttaatttcttaatgatttttggcataaaagaaaaatcaaaaattttgacccatgcaatgtatttttggctattgctacaaatataccccagcgacttaagactggttttgtggtccagggtcacatatatttcaaCACAGTTTGCCGGGTCAACAGATCTCtgtgcaaaaataataaaatgatgctgccatctttctaaagtcatttttaccatCCTGTAATTTGGCTTCAAATCTCAGGCGATTTCAGGTATTTCACCAGAAAAtaatagcaaaatcaaaaatgtcaaaaatgtgagctggggacctctggttgacATTCTTTCATTCTGAACAAACTGCATTCAAGAAATCAACAGTCACTCGCAAGCAGAAAATAAACACAAGTAACTGAGATCAAGCAAAGGATGTGTTCCTCAACTATTTTTATGTGTTATCTTGGCAGAGTTCTTCATGCAAGACATTTCCTACAGTCTGAACCGAGTGAGGTCTCAGGAGCAGCTACTCAAGTCGGTCCTGCTTTACTCTTTTGACCACAACCACATCGCCCCCTTCACATCGCTCTGCTACCTCGACGTCAAAGAACAGAAGCCCTCGAAGGATCAAATGTGTTCTCCGCATCTCGGCACGCAGCAGTCGGTCCCTCTCCTCAGCTTCCGCGTCCACACCGAGAGAAGAGTCCGCCGCCGCTGGGTGGAAGTCGACGTGACCTCCTTCCTCCATCCTCTCATTCAAGCCCATAAAAAGTACATCCATTTGCTGATCAACCTGACCTGCGTTGAAGACATGATCCCCAGAGCTGGAGGCCAGGTTCACAAGAGCCCAGTGGAGCTAACTCACAGATCTCCATCTCTTCTTCTGTACCTTAATGACACCAGCGAGGTTGCGTACCAGAGAAGAGCCACTCGAGGTAGAATGGTGGACTTGACCTCAAACCACTGGGATGGAAAGTCCACATGGTGGGATTCAACTTCACGAAAGAGACGAGGGACACTAAAGAGCACCAATTCGCCGAATGCAGAAACCAGCATGCCCAAACTCGTCCCCATGTACGACTTTCCAACAGATGACTGTGACCTGTATGATTTCAAAGTGAGCTTCAGTCAGCTCAAACTGGATCATTGGATCATCGCGCCTCACAAATACAATCCGAGGTACTGTAAGGGGTCTTGTCCGAGGGCTGTGGGATTTATTTATGGGTCGCCGGTGCACACGATGGTTCAGAACATCATTTATGAGAAGCTAGACTCCTCTGTGCCTAGACCTTCATGCGTACCTTCAGAATATAATCCACTGAGTGTTTTGACCATTGAGAACGACGGCTCTATTGCATACAAGGAGTACGAGGAGATGATTGCCATTAGATGCACCTGTCGATAAATTAAACCGTGAAATGaatctttttttccctttttttgggATGCATTGCTTTGTAAACCActgacctgtttttttttttttttttttttgcactggcCATTCTTATTATAAAGAAAATGATTGATGACTTGACCACGTATCAGATAATTTTTATCTGATTCTGTAATGCTTAGAATATACAAATCAATCATGCAACTGAATTGTTTTGTATTCTtagacacattttttttcttctgtataaTAGTTATATGAGGGTATTTAATTAGTTTAAAGTCTttttttgatgatgatgatgaccagttatgttatttttaagtttttgttcTTTTGGTTTGGTGGTCTTGTCTCGCACGTTCTATTCCCTAAACATGAATAGCTAAATTTTAATACTTCTAGTTCTGGACCGAATATAAAAAGTGTAGTTCTATTGTCTTTTCAGAACACTTTTacattgtttttttaaaaacctgGGAATTGCAGACGGTTGTCTCATGGGCAACCTCTCTCTTCTTGATGTCCAGAAAATAAGTTGCCTAAATTGGCAACTTGATATGTTTGTTAAGAAAGTAATATTTGAGAATGTGTGTCACGACTATTTCTATCATTTATGTCTGTGTGATT harbors:
- the gdf9 gene encoding growth/differentiatio, with translation MATPLFERSARCFFVVLAVISLSFTSCYNFENESVEPDVSLHHGNILSPLLKALSEQNPWGDFTPRTKPDSRYVRYMKRLYKLSSKPDRNQEASHLYNTARLITPREECLEQNREFFMQDISYSLNRVRSQEQLLKSVLLYSFDHNHIAPFTSLCYLDVKEQKPSKDQMCSPHLGTQQSVPLLSFRVHTERRVRRRWVEVDVTSFLHPLIQAHKKYIHLLINLTCVEDMIPRAGGQVHKSPVELTHRSPSLLLYLNDTSEVAYQRRATRGRMVDLTSNHWDGKSTWWDSTSRKRRGTLKSTNSPNAETSMPKLVPMYDFPTDDCDLYDFKVSFSQLKLDHWIIAPHKYNPRYCKGSCPRAVGFIYGSPVHTMVQNIIYEKLDSSVPRPSCVPSEYNPLSVLTIENDGSIAYKEYEEMIAIRCTCR